TTGGGTTATGAATCCAGTAAGAGACGTAAAGGTCTCAATCGCTTCCGATCCAGTCGTCTTCCCATATCCAGAAGCTCAACGTTTTGAAAAACACAACGGCTAAAATTTTTCTGGGTTATTATTCTTGAGTTCGGATTGGGTTGAGACCGGATCCGCGTGTTTGCAACCGGTTCGACCCATAAAGCAAAATTCCTCAGTAGTAACGCTCGTGACCAGCAGTAACGCTCGCGACCCTTCATAACGTTCGCGATTCTCAGTGACGCTCGCGATCCTCAGCGACGCTCGCGACCATTAGTGACGCTCGCGACCATCAAGAAcaccattgtttttttttttgttaaaatctaaaaccgatttttagttatgcaacacTGAAAATTTTTGTGCTCATAagtgctctgataccataatgtaaatcaaattacatgatatgagtacaaaacaaaagatcatatgcataacaactaatTGTTAACTTAGTGAATGAGATTTACTTACCATCTTCATGAACGACGACACCGTGATCCATTATGCCTTAATCAGAAGTCACAAGGTGCTAGGCAAAGTCTTCTGTTAGTCACTACTCTCTGCTTTCTCAATGGACATAAACTTCCGCAAATAACTCGTAGTGATAACAGGGACgtttaccatctatatatagagaatctttAACCCTTAAGAGTTTTTCCATTAAAGACATCTTGTGAGTaaagtcatcttatttagattcctgattcaatactgatttgtaatcttgtttctagacttaaattaggattccttaccataatgatataatacacGAAATCATTAGGAATTAGATTTGATAttatctttgtttccatgtagaaatagattatgacattaaacatgataatcatataatatgtgatatgtccaaaattgatctaacaGCCCCATGCCTCAGCTTCTCCAGATTTGATGTAATTTGTTAAGCGAGTAAAAGCATAGATCCAAGACGCATTGTGACAAGTTTCAATAATCAAGACAAGTTACAAGATTACCCTATAAaacatttatataaaaaacGTGTTCTCTCTCTCAAGCAAGATTTGGATATATGATCCAATCTTCAAAttgggagggggggggggggggttggcAGTTTTCCAAGTAGTTTTTCTGCTTTTTCCCTACTCTTTGTGGTAGTTCCATGTCACAACcaagattttaaatttttagcaAGCCAAATCTCACCTCTACACCACTCtcattcatctcttatctctCCAATCATGTTTTCCGTCAACGTTTCTCCAGTGTTCCAttcttctctctattttcCCCCAAATTTTCAATTGATTTCCTTTATAAAGTTTCTCCTCCGATCAGGCACGATGTTTATCACTAGATCTCTCGGGTCATGTCTTTGCTTGCGTTGCTGGCCGCCACTCACCTCCCCCTCTTTTTTCGGTTTCTTTTGGTTTCGATGGCCTAATCGTGGTGGAATGGTTCGTCCTCCTCTGCTCGGTTACGGTGTTAAGTGATTTTTCGCTATCTATTTCGGGTCATCTCATCGCTTGCAATACTGGCTTTCCTCacctgcaattttttttttggcccTTACCTCAAGCATCTTCTTGCTTGATGGCTGCTTAGCTGTGGAAGAAAACTTTTATAGTGGTTATGAGATTGGATCTGTGGGGATTCGTTGTGCTAATGGTGATTTGCTTTGTTGGTTTCTCCGGATTGTGAAAGATTTGACGACCTCCGCTCCTGGTGGTCAATTTATGAAGGCCGTAGTCATCACCCTTTTCCAGGAGTTTACTATCTGGATTAGCTTATTTTAGATTTCTGTTTGTTGGTTTGTTGTCGTTACTTTGGCCCTTGATTAAGTTTGTAATTGATGTTTCTTTTAATAAAGAATGTGCTTTTACCACCCAAAAGAGAGAGACAAGATTACCCTTATTGGTATGGCCCGAGTGAAAAATAACCAACCGCCCTACGGCTATAAATACACCATTTTGTTGACTCCAGTCTCCCAGTGGTCATCATTTTCCACAGTAACAAAAAATCAAAGCCTTCGTCGTCGTCTTCATCTCCCgccaaaaagagaaggagacGCAGAGAGAATTGATGAAGGAGTACCAAACCCCACTCAAGGACCATGCTCGTCTTCCTCCTAAGCTCTCCAATCGCGTCTCCTCCTCCAAGAAGATCGTAAACCTTCAAATCCTTAGCTTCaccttttcaatttcaaatccCTAATTTCATCGCTCGCTTTCTTACTCTTACAGATTCCGAAGAAGAGCTTGTTTTCTTCAATCTCCGAAGATCCGCAAGTCAACCACTCGGTGGAGTCGTCTCCGATCTCTCTGATTTCTCAGATCGATGAGGTCAATCGCGATGCTGACGTCACTCAGGTTAGCTCCAACTTCACTCCGATTTTGAAAGTTGACCTCGGTGTGTTTGGATTTCGTATTATGCTTGGATAAACCTCTACgtctttgtatgatttgttgcTTCTGTTACATTTCATTaagtgttgttgttgttgttgtaaaGGTTTTGAGGCATTCATAACTGTTTTAGAGGCACATTTAGTTACTGAGAAAATGCCTCAAAGAGAAGGATAGATATAATATTTGATACTGCTGTTTGGTGTAAACATACTATTGAGTCATGTGAATGCGAGTCTGTGGATATTTCAGTtcattttgggttacatgattTTGCCCTAGTTTTGCTGTTGTGACGATTTTGATTCATACATAGTGTACACTTTCTTGTTACTGAGTTAATGCCTGAGACAATTGCAAAAGATATCTGATTCTGCTCTTttggtataaatagaatttgatTCAATATGATTGCAAGAGTTTGTGGATACTTGAGGTTGCAAATCTTGCTTATGTAAAGCATTTTACGCATTTGTAATGTCTGCACTTTTGTCACTGAGAAATTTTTGGAAGAAAGATGTAATTATCTTTGATACTGCTGTTTTGTTTATGAGACTTTGATTTTTCTGGCTGAATCGTTGGGGAGTTTAATTGTGTGTTTTTGGCTTTCAGACTCTGATGACCCTGCCAGATCCAGCACTCTCACCTTCAACAGAGAGCTTGTTTACCTCTGATCTCTCTCCATCTTCAGAGTCCACAATGTCAAGCCATTCCTCTTGGACTGTTGCTACATGTGGAAATGATGCCTCTAAGTTTGGTTCTATGGGGGCTGAGGTAGTAGCAAGCTTTCTA
This is a stretch of genomic DNA from Argentina anserina chromosome 4, drPotAnse1.1, whole genome shotgun sequence. It encodes these proteins:
- the LOC126790402 gene encoding uncharacterized protein LOC126790402 translates to MKEYQTPLKDHARLPPKLSNRVSSSKKIIPKKSLFSSISEDPQVNHSVESSPISLISQIDEVNRDADVTQTLMTLPDPALSPSTESLFTSDLSPSSESTMSSHSSWTVATCGNDASKFGSMGAEVVASFLKQARTEVLNSAGVDAKSKKLLDALVEIVIEDLHTVPEERDQIAELISMKAKIRVVCLLLLILTMTVLSMFSSGSGRNFHGPLPT